Part of the Tenacibaculum sp. SZ-18 genome, CTTGAGCCGGATAATTTGAAGTGTGTTCAGTCTGTAAATAAACCATTCTTAAAGGAAATTTCTTAATAATCTCTCCTTCAGCATATAGCCTTCCTATTAGCTTTCTACTTTTTAATCTTTCCTCTTTACCTAGTGTAAATTTCATTAATACAAACATACGTAAACTAAAGCTATCATTTAATTTTTTGCGTATTTTTGAGGAAAGCTTTTTTATGAAACCAGACTTATTTCAAGCACCCGATTATTATAAAGTGGATGATCTTTTAAATAACGAACATAAATTAGTTCGAAATACAGCCAGAGACTGGGTGAAAAAGAATCTGTCACCAATCATCGAAGAGTATGCACAACGTTCTGAATTCCCTCAAACTTTGGTTGGTGGATTAGCAGAAGTTGGAGCCTTTGGTTCCTATATTCCTGAGGAATATGGTGGGGCTGGATTGGATCAGATTTCATATGGTTTAATTATGCAAGAATTGGAACGTGGAGATAGTGGAATTAGATCTACCGCATCAGTTCAAACTTCTTTGGTAATGGGACCAATTTATAGCTATGGAAATGAAGAACAGCGAAAAAAATATCTTCCAAAATTAGCTACAGGCGAATGGATTGGTAGTTTTGGTTTAACAGAACCAAATCATGGATCAAATCCTGGTGGAATGGAGACTAAATTTAAAGATATGGGAGATCATTATCTTTTAAACGGTTCTAAAATGTGGATTTCTAATTCACCAATTTGTGATGTTGCCGTAGTTTGGGCTAAAAATGAAGAAGGGAGGATTCATGGTTTAATAGTTGAACGTGGCATGGAAGGGTTTTCTACTCCTGAAAC contains:
- a CDS encoding acyl-CoA dehydrogenase family protein, with translation MKPDLFQAPDYYKVDDLLNNEHKLVRNTARDWVKKNLSPIIEEYAQRSEFPQTLVGGLAEVGAFGSYIPEEYGGAGLDQISYGLIMQELERGDSGIRSTASVQTSLVMGPIYSYGNEEQRKKYLPKLATGEWIGSFGLTEPNHGSNPGGMETKFKDMGDHYLLNGSKMWISNSPICDVAVVWAKNEEGRIHGLIVERGMEGFSTPETKNKWSLRASITGELIFDNVKVPKENLLPNKSGLSAPLKCLDHARYGIAWGAIGAAMDCYDTALRYAKERTQFGKPIGQFQLQQKKLVEMITEITKAQLLAWRLGVLKNDGKATSAQISMAKRNNVAMALDIAREARQVLGAMGISGEYSIMRHAMNLESVVTYEGTHDVHLLITGLDITGLNAFK